A section of the Telopea speciosissima isolate NSW1024214 ecotype Mountain lineage chromosome 3, Tspe_v1, whole genome shotgun sequence genome encodes:
- the LOC122653824 gene encoding cytidine deaminase 1-like isoform X1, whose amino-acid sequence MERNQFVIEAAEVKSMTKESGLSVLQLVPCLVKSAQKLARPPISKYHVGAVGLGSGGRIFLGANVEFPGLPLHHSIHAEQFLVTNAAIHGETQLKYIALSTVPCGHCRQFLQEIRGASEIKILVSSIENVGGGHQNGEDEDETFSFRPLSTFLPHRFGPNDLLDRDVPLLLEPRHNALSFIDNNHENNIVIGDINCNGDVADHEKKLKCAALEAANESHAPYSVSPSGVALMDVEGRIYKGSYMESAAYNPSLGPVQAALVGYVAAGGGGGYDRIVAGVLVEKEGAIVVQDGTARLLMLSVSPRCDFRVFRCRASSSSSYNCKDKST is encoded by the coding sequence ATGGAGAGAAACCAATTTGTTATCGAAGCAGCAGAAGTTAAATCAATGACGAAAGAATCAGGGCTTTCCGTTCTGCAACTTGTACCATGCCTTGTGAAATCAGCCCAGAAACTTGCCAGGCCTCCAATATCCAAGTACCATGTCGGAGCAGTCGGATTAGGTTCCGGTGGACGGATTTTCCTGGGTGCGAACGTTGAATTCCCTGGTCTTCCCCTGCACCATTCCATCCACGCAGAGCAATTTCTGGTGACCAACGCTGCCATCCATGGCGAGACACAACTGAAATACATCGCCCTCTCAACTGTCCCCTGCGGTCATTGCCGCCAGTTCTTGCAGGAGATTCGCGGCGCTTCCGAGATCAAGATCCTCGTCTCCTCTATCGAGAATGTCGGAGGAGGCCATCAAAACGGCGAAGACGAAGACGAAACCTTCTCATTCCGGCCTCTCTCCACCTTCCTCCCTCATCGATTCGGCCCCAACGATCTCCTTGACAGGGATGTCCCTTTGCTACTAGAGCCACGTCACAACGCTCTCTCTTTCATCGACAACAACCATGAGAACAACATCGTCATTGGAGACATCAACTGTAACGGCGATGTTGCAGATCACGAGAAGAAGTTGAAATGTGCAGCCCTGGAGGCAGCCAACGAATCACATGCTCCCTACAGTGTGAGCCCTTCAGGAGTGGCGCTCATGGATGTAGAGGGCAGAATCTATAAAGGGTCGTACATGGAATCAGCGGCGTATAATCCGAGCTTGGGACCCGTACAGGCGGCGCTGGTGGGGTATGTGGCGGCGGGTGGCGGAGGAGGGTATGATAGGATCGTGGCAGGGGTTTtggtggagaaggaaggagCGATTGTAGTGCAAGACGGCACGGCACGGCTTCTGATGCTCTCTGTTTCGCCCAGATGTGATTTTCGTGTATTTCGTTGcagagcttcttcttcatcttcttacaACTGTAAAGATAAATCCACTTAG
- the LOC122653824 gene encoding cytidine deaminase 1-like isoform X2 yields MERNQFVIEAAEVKSMTKESGLSVLQLVPCLVKSAQKLARPPISKYHVGAVGLGSGGRIFLGANVEFPGLPLHHSIHAEQFLVTNAAIHGETQLKYIALSTVPCGHCRQFLQEIRGASEIKILVSSIENVGGGHQNGEDEDETFSFRPLSTFLPHRFGPNDLLDRDVPLLLEPRHNALSFIDNNHENNIVIGDINCNGDVADHEKKLKCAALEAANESHAPYSVSPSGVALMDVEGRIYKGSYMESAAYNPSLGPVQAALVGYVAAGGGGGYDRIVAGVLVEKEGAIVVQDGTARLLMLSVSPRCDFRVFRYKST; encoded by the exons ATGGAGAGAAACCAATTTGTTATCGAAGCAGCAGAAGTTAAATCAATGACGAAAGAATCAGGGCTTTCCGTTCTGCAACTTGTACCATGCCTTGTGAAATCAGCCCAGAAACTTGCCAGGCCTCCAATATCCAAGTACCATGTCGGAGCAGTCGGATTAGGTTCCGGTGGACGGATTTTCCTGGGTGCGAACGTTGAATTCCCTGGTCTTCCCCTGCACCATTCCATCCACGCAGAGCAATTTCTGGTGACCAACGCTGCCATCCATGGCGAGACACAACTGAAATACATCGCCCTCTCAACTGTCCCCTGCGGTCATTGCCGCCAGTTCTTGCAGGAGATTCGCGGCGCTTCCGAGATCAAGATCCTCGTCTCCTCTATCGAGAATGTCGGAGGAGGCCATCAAAACGGCGAAGACGAAGACGAAACCTTCTCATTCCGGCCTCTCTCCACCTTCCTCCCTCATCGATTCGGCCCCAACGATCTCCTTGACAGGGATGTCCCTTTGCTACTAGAGCCACGTCACAACGCTCTCTCTTTCATCGACAACAACCATGAGAACAACATCGTCATTGGAGACATCAACTGTAACGGCGATGTTGCAGATCACGAGAAGAAGTTGAAATGTGCAGCCCTGGAGGCAGCCAACGAATCACATGCTCCCTACAGTGTGAGCCCTTCAGGAGTGGCGCTCATGGATGTAGAGGGCAGAATCTATAAAGGGTCGTACATGGAATCAGCGGCGTATAATCCGAGCTTGGGACCCGTACAGGCGGCGCTGGTGGGGTATGTGGCGGCGGGTGGCGGAGGAGGGTATGATAGGATCGTGGCAGGGGTTTtggtggagaaggaaggagCGATTGTAGTGCAAGACGGCACGGCACGGCTTCTGATGCTCTCTGTTTCGCCCAGATGTGATTTTCGTGTATTTCGTT ATAAATCCACTTAG
- the LOC122656809 gene encoding signal recognition particle 54 kDa protein 2-like isoform X1 produces MVLAELGGSISRALQQMSNATIIDEKVLNECLNEITRALLQSDVQFKLVRDMQANIKKIVNLDDLAAGHNKRRIIQQAIFNELCKMLDPGKPSYTPKKGKTSVIMFVGLQGSGKTTTCTKYAFYHQKKGWKPALVCADTFRAGAFDQLKQNATKAKIPFYGSYMESDPVKIAEEGVERFKKENCDLIIVDTSGRHKQEAALFEEMRQVSEATKPDLVIFVMDSSIGQAAFDQAQAFKQSVSVGAVIVTKMDGHAKGGGALSAVAATKSPVIFIGTGEHMDEFEVFDVKPFVSRLLGMGDLSGFMDKIHEVVPMDQQPELLQKLSEGTFTLRIMYEQFQNILKMGPIGQVFSMLPGFSAELMPKGREKESQAKIKRYMTIMDSMTNDELDSSNPKLMNESRIMRIARGAGRAVREVMDMLEEYKRLAKIWSKMKGLKIPKKGDMSALSRNMNAQNMSKVLPPQMLKQIGGMGGLQNLMKQMGSSKDMMGMFGGEK; encoded by the exons ATGGTGTTAGCAGAGTTAGGGGGGAGCATCTCCCGTGCTCTCCAGCAGATGAGCAATGCCACCATTATTGACGAGAAGGTACTCAACGAATGCCTCAATGAGATCACCCGAGCGCTTCTACAGTCCGATGTGCAATTCAAGCTAGTCCGAGATATGCAGGCTAATATTAAGAAGATTGTAAATTTAGATGATTTGGCTGCTGGACACAATAAGCGCAGGATCATTCAACAA GCCATATTCAATGAGCTCTGCAAAATGTTGGATCCAGGGAAGCCTTCTTATACTCCAAAGAAGGGGAAAACAAGCGTTATCATGTTTGTTGGTTTACAAG GTTCTGGGAAGACCACAACTTGTACAAAGTATGCATTTTATCATCAGAAAAAGGGCTGGAAACCTGCTCTAGTTTGTGCAGATACATTTAGGGCTGGTGCTTTTGACCAGTTGAAGCAGAATGCGACTAAAGCTAAGATTCCATTTTATGGAAG TTATATGGAATCAGATCCTGTGAAAATTGCGGAGGAAGGtgtggaaaggttcaagaaggaAAATTGTGACCTTATCATTGTAGACACAAGTGGGCGCCACAAACAGGAAGCTGCTCTCTTTGAAGAAATGCGTCAAGTGTCTGAAGCAACG AAACCCGATCTGGTTATATTTGTTATGGATAGCAGTATTGGTCAGGCTGCATTTGATCAAGCTCAAGCATTTAAACAAAGTGTTTCAGTTGGGGCTGTTATTGTTACCAAAATGGATGGTCATGCAAAAGGAGGCGGTGCTCTTAGTGC CGTTGCAGCCACAAAGAGTCCTGTCATATTTATTGGAACTGGAGAACACATGGATGAGTTTGAAGTTTTTGATGTTAAGCCATTTGTCAGCCGCCTTTTAG GCATGGGTGATTTGTCGGGTTTCATGGACAAAATTCATGAAGTTGTGCCTATGGATCAACAGCCTGAGCTTCTGCAGAAGCTTTCTGAAGGGACTTTTACTTTGCGTATCATGTATGAGCAATTCCAGAACATACTCAAAATGGGTCCTATTGGCCAG GTTTTCTCAATGCTCCCAGGATTTAGTGCCGAGCTAATGCCCAAAGGCCGTGAAAAAGAGAGTCAGGCAAAGATCAAACGTTACATGACTATAATGGATTCCATGACCAATGATG AATTGGATAGTTCAAACCCAAAGCTTATGAATGAGTCACGGATCATGCGGATAGCACGGGGTGCTGGTCGTGCTGTTAGAGAAGTTATGGATATGCTGGAAGAATATAAGCGTCTTGCCAAGATCTGGAGCAAAATGAAAGGCCTGAAGATTCCAAAGAAGGGTGACATGAGTGCATTATCTCGAAATATGAATGCACAAAATATGAGCAAAGTCCTTCCTCCACAAATGCTTAAGCAAATTGGTGGCATGGGTGGCTTACAAAACCTGATGAAGCAAATGGGTTCTTCAAAAGATATGATGGGGATGTTTGGAGGGGAGAAATAG
- the LOC122656809 gene encoding signal recognition particle 54 kDa protein 2-like isoform X2 encodes MVLAELGGSISRALQQMSNATIIDEKVLNECLNEITRALLQSDVQFKLVRDMQANIKKIVNLDDLAAGHNKRRIIQQAIFNELCKMLDPGKPSYTPKKGKTSVIMFVGLQGSGKTTTCTKYAFYHQKKGWKPALVCADTFRAGAFDQLKQNATKAKIPFYGSYMESDPVKIAEEGVERFKKENCDLIIVDTSGRHKQEAALFEEMRQVSEATKPDLVIFVMDSSIGQAAFDQAQAFKQSVSVGAVIVTKMDGHAKGGGALSAVAATKSPVIFIGTGEHMDEFEVFDVKPFVSRLLGMGDLSGFMDKIHEVVPMDQQPELLQKLSEGTFTLRIMYEQFQNILKMGPIGQVFSMLPGFSAELMPKGREKESQAKIKRYMTIMDSMTNDGNSNLVYAFNAY; translated from the exons ATGGTGTTAGCAGAGTTAGGGGGGAGCATCTCCCGTGCTCTCCAGCAGATGAGCAATGCCACCATTATTGACGAGAAGGTACTCAACGAATGCCTCAATGAGATCACCCGAGCGCTTCTACAGTCCGATGTGCAATTCAAGCTAGTCCGAGATATGCAGGCTAATATTAAGAAGATTGTAAATTTAGATGATTTGGCTGCTGGACACAATAAGCGCAGGATCATTCAACAA GCCATATTCAATGAGCTCTGCAAAATGTTGGATCCAGGGAAGCCTTCTTATACTCCAAAGAAGGGGAAAACAAGCGTTATCATGTTTGTTGGTTTACAAG GTTCTGGGAAGACCACAACTTGTACAAAGTATGCATTTTATCATCAGAAAAAGGGCTGGAAACCTGCTCTAGTTTGTGCAGATACATTTAGGGCTGGTGCTTTTGACCAGTTGAAGCAGAATGCGACTAAAGCTAAGATTCCATTTTATGGAAG TTATATGGAATCAGATCCTGTGAAAATTGCGGAGGAAGGtgtggaaaggttcaagaaggaAAATTGTGACCTTATCATTGTAGACACAAGTGGGCGCCACAAACAGGAAGCTGCTCTCTTTGAAGAAATGCGTCAAGTGTCTGAAGCAACG AAACCCGATCTGGTTATATTTGTTATGGATAGCAGTATTGGTCAGGCTGCATTTGATCAAGCTCAAGCATTTAAACAAAGTGTTTCAGTTGGGGCTGTTATTGTTACCAAAATGGATGGTCATGCAAAAGGAGGCGGTGCTCTTAGTGC CGTTGCAGCCACAAAGAGTCCTGTCATATTTATTGGAACTGGAGAACACATGGATGAGTTTGAAGTTTTTGATGTTAAGCCATTTGTCAGCCGCCTTTTAG GCATGGGTGATTTGTCGGGTTTCATGGACAAAATTCATGAAGTTGTGCCTATGGATCAACAGCCTGAGCTTCTGCAGAAGCTTTCTGAAGGGACTTTTACTTTGCGTATCATGTATGAGCAATTCCAGAACATACTCAAAATGGGTCCTATTGGCCAG GTTTTCTCAATGCTCCCAGGATTTAGTGCCGAGCTAATGCCCAAAGGCCGTGAAAAAGAGAGTCAGGCAAAGATCAAACGTTACATGACTATAATGGATTCCATGACCAATGATGGTAACTCTAATCTAGTCTAT GCTTTTAATGCATATTAA